TAGTAAATGAGGAAGACCATGAAGGAGTAGTCCACGTCGGACCGGGAAATGAAGAagtggaagaagaagaggagggAGAAGAGgcagatgaagaagatgaagatgggGAAGTGACTCGATGTATCTGTAAACAAGATGAGCTTCACTCAAATACAATCAATTCTGAATTTGCTCAGTTCTTGAAGCggaattacaaaatcacCGTCGATCAAGGTTTATTCATAAGTTGTGAAAAATGCGGGGTTTGGCAACATGGGTATTGTGTTGGATTATTCactaatgatgatgtacCTGATTTGTATTGGTGCGAGTTGTGTAAACCGGAAAATCATCTATTTGTTAAAGCTGATGGGTATCCCAAACGTACCTTGTATAAACCAGTTAATGATAAACGaaagaaaattgaacaatttggtgttggtgatggtgtCAAGGGGGAGATAATGGATAGTAATGGTAATAAAAGGAGAAGAGTTGATCGAGGAGAACGTGTGTCTCCTCCAACGACAAATGCCACCGCAAATGCCCAGAGTAAAGATCGACGGAAGGATAGACGAacccatcatcatcatctggACGAAGACGAGTATGACAAACAATTACGAAAAGCATTGAGAGAGAGTGCTAAAGAATCAGGATTGCCAGTTGACGAGTCTGATGCCACTGGCACCGCCACTTCTACGGCCGTTACTGGTAGTGGTACTGGCCATTATTCGCCTCGTAAAAGGTCCAGCCGTGGTTTATCAGGTACCACTTCAGAAGTAGATAATGATCTGTTGATCAAACGAGAATATGAAGACGAAGATTCAGAAACTGGAGGATCTACAGCAGGTGGAAACAAATCTGGGACAAATTCAAGAGGAGGCGCTGATTCAAGAAAGTCACGAAATAAGAGTGGCAAAAAAAAACGTGATGCATCATCCTCCAATACTTCATTAGGAGGATCCGCTGCTAACATTGCCACTATTGGCAATTCTAATCCTACATCTACAGCAGCTTCAGCCGCAGCTGCAGCAGCAAAAGCCAATAAAGACGAATTGATTCAAGCACCTTATAAACCACGCTACGTTAGCTCCCAATCTTCGATCTATGACTTGCGTAAACGAACTAGTGCCATCATTGAATGGATAGCACGAACACAATATGACCTCGAACAGGAACgaaattacaaatttaaattgttttcattcaCGCCTGATTCAGAAGCTACAatagaagaaaagaatgcATTAGAGGTAAGTTataatgataaattggtCATGATAGATGATCTACAACGCAAGATTAATGAATGGgagattcaatttggtaaataTGCTCCATAgctaaaaagaaagaaaaatagTGTAGTTTTCAGTATTATAATATTTCACGTAGTTGTGCTTGTCTATCTTGACTTGATAttccaaaatcatcaccatctaTAGATTGATCacttttgtttgattttgatatcaTTTGATACATTTTGGTTAACCATTGATTACTATTGAGCATCTCATCACTACCGATTATGATGTTGTATTTCTTGTTTCCAGTTTGGTTGAATTCGTGAACCAATCGCAATTCTTCATAAGTTACTCCACCTTGGAAATAAATAATCAAATCCTG
The sequence above is a segment of the Candida orthopsilosis Co 90-125, chromosome 8 draft sequence genome. Coding sequences within it:
- a CDS encoding Cti6 protein (S. cerevisiae homolog CTI6 has role positive regulation of transcription, regulation of DNA-dependent DNA replication initiation, histone deacetylation), with translation MTRRTRRRSTSIDSKPVRSERGIVNEEDHEGVVHVGPGNEEVEEEEEGEEADEEDEDGEVTRCICKQDELHSNTINSEFAQFLKRNYKITVDQGLFISCEKCGVWQHGYCVGLFTNDDVPDLYWCELCKPENHLFVKADGYPKRTLYKPVNDKRKKIEQFGVGDGVKGEIMDSNGNKRRRVDRGERVSPPTTNATANAQSKDRRKDRRTHHHHSDEDEYDKQLRKALRESAKESGLPVDESDATGTATSTAVTGSGTGHYSPRKRSSRGLSGTTSEVDNDSLIKREYEDEDSETGGSTAGGNKSGTNSRGGADSRKSRNKSGKKKRDASSSNTSLGGSAANIATIGNSNPTSTAASAAAAAAKANKDELIQAPYKPRYVSSQSSIYDLRKRTSAIIEWIARTQYDLEQERNYKFKLFSFTPDSEATIEEKNALEVSYNDKLVMIDDLQRKINEWEIQFGKYAP